The Helianthus annuus cultivar XRQ/B chromosome 16, HanXRQr2.0-SUNRISE, whole genome shotgun sequence genome includes a window with the following:
- the LOC110918678 gene encoding probable xyloglucan 6-xylosyltransferase 3 produces the protein MGQEGTQKRGSSTLPTSTAANGGRRNLLRGGGNRQIHKTLNNIKITILCGLVTILVLRGTIGFGSLSSDNELENQAIIEETNRILEEIRSDKDPDDPEDLQSQPTITLNDTFTLGAKISNWDEERSLWLSRNQDFPNIVNGKARILLVTGSPPGPCDNAIGDHYLLKSIKNKIDYCRIHGIEIVYNMAHLDKELSGYWAKLPLIRRLMLSHPEVEWIWWMDSDALFTDMVFELPLSKYKDHNMVIHGYPDLLFDQKSWIALNTGSFLFRNCQWSLDLLDDWAPMGPKGPVREEAGKILTANLKGRPAFEADDQSALIYLLITKTEWMNKVYIENSYFLHGYWAGLVDRYEEMMEKYHPGLGDERWPFVTHFVGCKPCGSYGDYPVQRCLSSMERAFNFADNQVLKLYGFRHRGLLSPKIKRTRNETVTPLEYVDQFDIRHSAQATSN, from the coding sequence ATGGGTCAAGAAGGAACTCAAAAAAGAGGTTCTTCCACTCTACCCACTTCCACCGCCGCCAACGGCGGCCGCCGTAACCTCCTCCGCGGCGGTGGCAACCGCCAGATCCACAAAACCCTAAACAACATCAAGATCACAATCCTCTGTGGTTTGGTTACAATTCTTGTCCTACGTGGCACGATTGGCTTTGGCTCACTATCTTCTGATAATGAGCTAGAGAACCAAGCCATTATTGAAGAGACTAATCGGATCCTGGAAGAGATCCGATCCGATAAGGATCCGGATGACCCGGAAGATTTGCAGAGTCAGCCCACAATTACTCTTAATGACACTTTTACCCTTGGTGCAAAGATCTCTAATTGGGATGAGGAGAGGAGTCTTTGGTTAAGTAGAAATCAAGATTTCCCGAATATCGTTAACGGTAAAGCTCGAATCTTGTTGGTTACAGGGTCTCCTCCAGGCCCTTGTGATAATGCTATAGGTGATCATTATTTGTTGAAGTCAATTAAGAACAAGATTGATTACTGTAGGATACATGGTATTGAAATTGTGTATAATATGGCTCATTTGGATAAGGAGCTATCCGGGTATTGGGCGAAACTGCCGTTGATTCGCAGGTTGATGTTATCGCATCCGGAAGTCGAGTGGATTTGGTGGATGGATAGTGATGCATTGTTTACCGATATGGTTTTTGAGCTTCCGTTGTCGAAGTATAAGGATCATAACATGGTTATTCATGGGTACCCGGATTTGTTGTTTGATCAGAAATCGTGGATTGCGTTGAACACCGGTAGCTTTTTGTTTAGAAACTGTCAGTGGTCGTTGGATTTGCTTGACGATTGGGCGCCGATGGGTCCAAAAGGTCCGGTTCGTGAAGAAGCGGGTAAAATTTTGACCGCCAATTTGAAAGGGAGGCCTGCTTTCGAAGCGGATGATCAGTCCGCTCTAATATACTTGTTGATTACGAAAACCGAGTGGATGAACAAGGTTTATATCGAGAATTCGTATTTTCTTCACGGGTATTGGGCTGGTTTGGTGGATCGGTATGAAGAAATGATGGAGAAGTACCACCCGGGTTTGGGTGATGAAAGATGGCCGTTTGTGACGCATTTTGTGGGGTGTAAGCCGTGTGGAAGCTACGGGGATTATCCGGTTCAGCGGTGTTTAAGTAGCATGGAAAGAGCGTTTAATTTTGCGGATAATCAAGTGTTGAAGTTGTATGGTTTCAGGCACAGGGGACTTTTGAGCCCTAAGATCAAAAGGACCAGAAATGAGACTGTGACACCATTGGAGTATGTAGATCAGTTTGATATTCGGCATTCGGCTCAAGCTACTAGCAACTGA